The Pseudomonas moraviensis genome contains the following window.
GCATTCGCTCTGGCCGCCGACGCATTCGATGAAGAGAAAAAAGCCATCGTCGCTTTGCGCGAACGTTTGCTCGAACAGCTTTTGAGTTTGCCCGGCGTGCGCCTCAATGGCAGTGCCTCGCAACGTATTCCGCACACCCTAAGCCTGACCTTCAGCGAGGGCGAGTTCAACAGTACTGCGTTGAGCCATTCGATCGCGTTTTCCGCGACGTCGGCGTGTAATTCCGCAAGCAACGCGCCGTCCCACGTGCTGCTCGCGCTCGGCCACGATGCGCGGCTGGCGGCGCGCACCATTCGCTTGAGCCTCGGGCGGTTTACCACCGCCGAGGATGTCGACAAGGCCGTCGAACTGATCAGAACCGCCTGCGCCAGTGCCCCGGCATTCTGGGCGACAGGGCTTTAAAACAGCCGACGCTTTCCATGGCCGTGAAGGCTACGAACAATAACGATGACGCGATTAGCAGGAGACATGATGAGTTCCCACACCTTGACCGAAGGATCGGTGCCTCAGCGCCTGGCGCATACCCGTGAACTGATGCGCCGCGAAGGCATCCATGCGCTGCTCGTGCCGTCCGCCGACCCGCATCTGTCGGAATATTTGCCGGGTTACTGGCAGGGCCGGCAATGGCTGTCGGGTTTCCACGGTTCGGTCGGTACGCTGATTGTCACTACTGATTTCGCTGGCGTGTGGGCCGACAGTCGTTACTGGGAACAGGCGACCAAGGAACTCGACGGCAGCGGCATCGAACTGGTCAAGCTGCAACCGGGGCAGCCGAGCCCGCTGGACTGGCTGGCCGAGCAAACCCCAGAGGGCGGCGTGGTGGCGGTCGATGGTGCGGTGATGGCAGTGGCGTCGGCGCGCACACTGAGCAGCAAGCTCGAAGCACGCGGCGCTCGTCTGCGCACCGATATCGACCTGTTGCAGGAAGTCTGGCGCGATCGCCCGAGCCTCCCCGACGCGCCGGTCTATCAGCATCTGCCGCCGCAAGCGACTGTCAGCCGCGGTGAGAAACTCGCGAAGCTGCGCGAGTCCTTGCAAGAGCGTGGGGCCGATTGGCATTTCATCGCCACCCTGGATGACATCGCCTGGCTGTTCAACCTGCGCGGTGGTGATGTCTCGTTCAATCCAGTGTTTGTTTCGTTCGCCTTGATCAATCAGCAACAGGCGACGTTGTTCGTCGCCCTGAGCAAGGTCGATGCCGATCTGCGCGGCGTGCTCGAACAGGATGGCGTGACGCTGCGTGACTACAGCGAAGTGGCCGATGCATTGCGTGCTGTGCCGAGTGGCGCGAGCCTGCTGGTCGATCCGGCGCGAGTGACCACAGGTTTGCTGGATCACCTGGACAGTGGCGTGAAACTGGTCGAAGGCCTGAACCCGACCACGCTGGCCAAATCGCAGAAAAGCGAAGCCGACGCTCAGCACATCCGCAAAGCGATGGAGCAGGATGGCGCGGCGTTGTGCGAATTCTTCGCCTGGCTGGAATCGGCGTGGGGTCGCGAGCGCATCACCGAGCTGACCATTGACGAGAAACTCACCGCCGCTCGTGAACGTCGCCCCGATTATGTTTCGCTGAGTTTCAACACCATTGCCGCGTTCAATGCCAACGGCGCGATGCCGCATTATCACGCTACCGAAGAGGAGCATGCGGTGATCGAGGGTGATGGTCTGTTGCTTATCGATTCCGGTGGCCAGTACCTCGGCGGTACGACCGACATCACCCGCATGGTCCCGGTGGGAACTCCGACCCAAGAGCAGAAGCAGGATTGCACGCGTGTGTTGAAAGGCGTGATTGCCCTCTCACGGGCACGCTTCCCGAAAGGCATTCTGTCGCCGCTGCTCGACGCCATCGCCCGTGCGCCGATCTGGGCTGAAAACGTCGATTACGGTCACGGCACCGGTCACGGCGTGGGCTATTTCCTCAACGTTCACGAAGGTCCGCAGGTGATCGCCTATCAGGCCGCGCCGGCGCCGCACACAGCTATGCAGCCGGGAATGATCACATCGATCGAACCCGGTACTTATCGTCCAGGCCGCTGGGGTGTGCGCATCGAGAACCTGGCGATGAACCGCGAGGCCGGTACCAGCGAATTCGGCGATTTCCTCAAGTTCGAAACCCTGACGTTGTGCCCGATCGATACCCGTTGCCTGATTGCGGATCTGCTGACC
Protein-coding sequences here:
- a CDS encoding aminopeptidase P family protein; the protein is MSSHTLTEGSVPQRLAHTRELMRREGIHALLVPSADPHLSEYLPGYWQGRQWLSGFHGSVGTLIVTTDFAGVWADSRYWEQATKELDGSGIELVKLQPGQPSPLDWLAEQTPEGGVVAVDGAVMAVASARTLSSKLEARGARLRTDIDLLQEVWRDRPSLPDAPVYQHLPPQATVSRGEKLAKLRESLQERGADWHFIATLDDIAWLFNLRGGDVSFNPVFVSFALINQQQATLFVALSKVDADLRGVLEQDGVTLRDYSEVADALRAVPSGASLLVDPARVTTGLLDHLDSGVKLVEGLNPTTLAKSQKSEADAQHIRKAMEQDGAALCEFFAWLESAWGRERITELTIDEKLTAARERRPDYVSLSFNTIAAFNANGAMPHYHATEEEHAVIEGDGLLLIDSGGQYLGGTTDITRMVPVGTPTQEQKQDCTRVLKGVIALSRARFPKGILSPLLDAIARAPIWAENVDYGHGTGHGVGYFLNVHEGPQVIAYQAAPAPHTAMQPGMITSIEPGTYRPGRWGVRIENLAMNREAGTSEFGDFLKFETLTLCPIDTRCLIADLLTQEEKQWLNAYHSEVRERLSPLLEGAALGWLNERTVAI